In Microbacterium binotii, one DNA window encodes the following:
- a CDS encoding HTH domain-containing protein — MTSETPHLVEELRAMIDDGRISLEAVHRITGIEIESLQSFLDEDGSKASMDLLMAETPLMPGDGGRLSALIAQLTVGLQIDDDERAKSILESLVAVCGLTVGNLARLLDVDESTVNSALDDISTVPAVIRYRLGVRGSYLINAANQARR; from the coding sequence ATGACCTCAGAGACGCCGCACCTTGTCGAAGAGCTGAGAGCCATGATCGATGACGGGCGAATCTCGCTCGAAGCCGTGCACCGCATCACAGGCATCGAGATCGAGAGCCTGCAGTCCTTTCTCGACGAGGACGGGTCGAAGGCGAGCATGGACCTGCTCATGGCTGAGACGCCGCTCATGCCCGGCGACGGCGGCCGGCTATCCGCGCTCATTGCGCAGCTCACGGTTGGTCTGCAAATCGACGATGACGAGCGGGCGAAGAGCATCCTTGAGTCGCTCGTCGCCGTCTGTGGTCTGACGGTAGGCAACCTCGCGAGGCTGCTGGACGTGGACGAGAGCACTGTAAACAGCGCACTTGATGACATCAGCACGGTCCCTGCGGTCATCCGCTACAGGCTTGGCGTGCGAGGCTCGTACCTCATCAACGCCGCCAATCAGGCAAGACGCTGA
- a CDS encoding aminodeoxychorismate lyase: MAWRFALLLAPAASDDARTDFSGTFTPIDPSAPALSVGELSTQRGDGIFESIGVVDGHAQEVSAHLERLAHSARLCDLPVPNLMQWEQAVVAAASECPAGECVIKLILSRGVEHGPTPTAWVTVAEAPDNTRARRDGIRVVLLDRGYDSGAPERAPWLLLGAKTLSYATNMAAIREAHRRDADDAVFVTSDGVLLEGPTSSLVLRRGDRFVTPAPGAGILHGTTQLSLFAHLAERGFETDYATLGVDALREADAAWLVSSVRLAAGITAVDGAPLPYDAAFTAELNDYLLSPRD; this comes from the coding sequence ATGGCCTGGCGATTCGCACTCCTGCTCGCACCCGCCGCATCCGATGATGCGCGCACCGACTTCTCCGGCACGTTCACGCCGATCGATCCGTCGGCACCGGCGCTGAGTGTGGGCGAGCTCAGCACGCAGCGTGGTGACGGCATCTTCGAGTCGATCGGAGTCGTCGACGGCCATGCTCAGGAGGTGTCCGCCCACCTCGAGCGACTCGCGCACTCGGCGCGGCTGTGCGATCTTCCTGTGCCGAACCTCATGCAGTGGGAGCAGGCGGTCGTGGCCGCTGCATCCGAGTGCCCGGCGGGGGAGTGCGTCATCAAGCTCATCCTGAGCCGCGGGGTCGAGCACGGGCCGACGCCGACCGCCTGGGTCACGGTCGCCGAGGCGCCCGACAACACCCGTGCGCGCCGCGACGGCATCCGCGTCGTCCTGCTCGACCGCGGATACGACAGCGGTGCCCCGGAGCGTGCGCCGTGGCTCCTGCTCGGCGCGAAGACCCTCTCGTACGCGACCAACATGGCGGCGATCCGCGAGGCCCACCGTCGCGACGCGGATGACGCGGTGTTCGTCACGAGCGACGGCGTGCTGCTCGAGGGCCCAACCTCCTCCCTCGTGCTGCGCCGAGGCGACCGATTCGTCACGCCCGCCCCGGGCGCCGGCATCCTGCACGGCACGACGCAGCTCAGCCTGTTCGCGCACCTCGCCGAGCGCGGATTCGAGACCGACTATGCGACGCTCGGCGTCGACGCGCTGCGCGAAGCGGATGCGGCATGGCTCGTCTCCAGCGTGCGCCTCGCCGCCGGCATCACCGCGGTCGACGGCGCGCCGCTGCCGTACGACGCGGCCTTCACCGCCGAGCTCAACGACTACCTGCTGTCGCCGCGCGACTGA
- the pstB gene encoding phosphate ABC transporter ATP-binding protein PstB — protein sequence MSKSIEVNDLNVYYGDFLAVEGVGLHIQPRSVTAFIGPSGCGKSTFLRTLNRMHEVIPGARVEGEVLLDGENLYGQGVDPVLVRRQIGMVFQRPNPFPTMSIRENVLAGVKLNNKRISKSDADALVEKSLQGANLWNEVKDRLDKPGSGLSGGQQQRLCIARAIAVSPDVLLMDEPCSALDPISTYAIEELIDELKSEYTIVIVTHNMQQASRVSDKTAFFNIAGTGKPGKLIEYDDTSTIFTTPSVQATEDYVSGRFG from the coding sequence GTGTCAAAGAGCATCGAAGTCAACGACCTCAACGTCTACTACGGCGACTTCCTCGCCGTCGAGGGCGTCGGCCTCCACATCCAACCGCGGAGCGTCACGGCCTTCATCGGGCCGTCCGGATGCGGCAAGTCCACCTTCCTTCGCACCCTCAACCGCATGCACGAGGTCATCCCGGGCGCGCGCGTCGAGGGCGAGGTGCTGCTGGACGGCGAGAACCTCTACGGCCAGGGCGTCGACCCCGTGCTGGTGCGTCGCCAGATCGGTATGGTCTTCCAGCGCCCCAACCCATTCCCGACGATGTCGATCCGCGAGAACGTGCTGGCCGGCGTCAAGCTGAACAACAAGCGCATCTCGAAGTCGGACGCGGATGCTCTCGTCGAGAAATCGCTGCAGGGCGCCAACCTCTGGAACGAGGTCAAGGACCGCCTCGACAAGCCGGGCTCCGGTCTCTCGGGCGGTCAGCAGCAGCGTCTGTGCATCGCCCGCGCCATCGCCGTCTCCCCCGACGTGCTGCTGATGGACGAGCCGTGCTCGGCCCTCGACCCGATCTCGACGTACGCGATCGAGGAGCTGATCGACGAGCTCAAGAGCGAGTACACGATCGTGATCGTGACGCACAACATGCAGCAGGCGTCGCGCGTGAGCGACAAGACCGCGTTCTTCAACATCGCCGGCACCGGCAAGCCCGGAAAGCTCATCGAGTACGACGACACCTCCACGATCTTCACCACGCCGAGCGTGCAGGCCACCGAGGACTACGTCTCCGGCCGCTTCGGTTGA
- the pstA gene encoding phosphate ABC transporter permease PstA: MTITESAAPARTASGAQLRAGRLAGWFPWVLLGASLAAMFAVFAILGTATGEGVNVAGWLVSAALVYLVLITVISTIVEGSRKAVDRLVTGIVSSAFLIAMVPLVSVAWTVIANGVARFDATFFSSSMRNVVGEGGGIVHAIWGTVLITLAAAIISIPIGLLTSVYLVEYGRGRLAQAITFLVDVMTGIPSIVAGLFAYALFALFFGPGIRMGIMGAVALAVLMIPVVVRSSEEMLRLVPNELREASYALGVPKWLTIVKVVLPTAIAGITTGVMLSISRVIGETAPLLITAGFTDSLNYNLFDGRMQTLPVFVYTQYANQGIPPEAYWDRAWAAALTLILIVMLLNLVARIVAKVFAPKTGR; encoded by the coding sequence ATGACGATCACCGAATCCGCAGCCCCCGCGCGCACCGCATCCGGCGCACAGCTGCGCGCCGGCCGACTGGCCGGATGGTTCCCCTGGGTGCTGCTGGGCGCATCGCTCGCCGCGATGTTCGCCGTCTTCGCCATCCTCGGCACCGCGACCGGTGAGGGTGTGAACGTCGCGGGCTGGCTCGTCTCGGCGGCGCTCGTCTACCTCGTGCTCATCACGGTCATCTCCACGATCGTGGAGGGCAGCCGCAAGGCCGTCGACCGCCTCGTCACCGGCATCGTCTCGAGCGCCTTCCTCATCGCGATGGTGCCGCTCGTGTCGGTCGCCTGGACCGTCATCGCCAACGGTGTCGCCCGCTTCGACGCGACGTTCTTCTCCTCCTCGATGCGCAACGTCGTCGGTGAGGGCGGCGGCATCGTGCACGCCATCTGGGGAACGGTGCTGATCACGCTCGCCGCGGCGATCATCTCCATCCCGATCGGGCTCCTCACCTCGGTCTACCTCGTCGAGTACGGCCGTGGCCGGCTCGCCCAGGCGATCACCTTCCTCGTCGACGTCATGACCGGCATCCCCTCGATCGTCGCCGGCCTGTTCGCCTATGCGCTGTTCGCACTGTTCTTCGGGCCCGGCATCCGCATGGGCATCATGGGCGCCGTGGCGCTCGCCGTGCTGATGATCCCCGTCGTGGTGCGCTCAAGCGAAGAGATGCTGCGGCTCGTGCCGAACGAGCTGCGCGAGGCGTCGTACGCCCTCGGCGTGCCGAAGTGGCTGACCATCGTGAAGGTCGTGCTGCCGACCGCGATCGCCGGTATCACGACGGGTGTCATGCTCTCGATCTCCCGCGTCATCGGTGAGACCGCGCCGCTGCTGATCACGGCCGGCTTCACCGACTCGCTCAACTACAACCTCTTCGACGGCCGCATGCAGACGCTGCCGGTCTTCGTCTACACGCAGTACGCGAACCAGGGCATCCCGCCCGAGGCGTACTGGGATCGGGCCTGGGCCGCAGCCCTCACCCTGATCCTCATCGTCATGCTCCTCAACCTCGTCGCCCGGATCGTCGCGAAGGTCTTCGCGCCGAAGACCGGCCGCTGA
- the pstC gene encoding phosphate ABC transporter permease subunit PstC — MTATAAGPTRPAAKRRPGDIWFSGSALAAGSMILVTLAAVAIFLIIQSIPALGADASQASLLSSNFWAYVAPLLFGTVWAAFLALLMAVPLSLGVALFITHYAPRRLAQGLGYIVDLLAAVPSVVFGLWGILVLAPAVQPVYSWLNQNAGWFPLFSGDVSATGRTIFTAGIVLAVMVVPIITAICREVFLQTPKLHEEAALALGATRWEMIRMAVLPFGRSGIVSGAMLGLGRALGETMAVAMVLSTTGAVTWQLFTSQNPSTIAANIALTFPEAYGTNINVLIATGLILFIVTFVVNAIARWIVSRRKEFSGAN, encoded by the coding sequence ATGACAGCCACCGCCGCGGGACCCACCCGCCCCGCTGCCAAACGGCGCCCCGGAGACATCTGGTTCTCGGGCTCCGCTCTGGCCGCCGGCAGCATGATCCTGGTGACGCTCGCCGCCGTGGCGATCTTCCTCATCATCCAGTCGATCCCGGCTCTCGGAGCAGACGCCTCCCAGGCGTCCCTGCTCTCCTCCAACTTCTGGGCGTATGTCGCACCGCTGCTGTTCGGCACGGTGTGGGCCGCCTTCCTCGCGCTGCTGATGGCCGTTCCGCTGTCGCTGGGCGTCGCCCTCTTCATCACCCACTACGCACCGCGCCGCCTCGCGCAGGGTCTCGGCTACATCGTCGACCTGCTGGCCGCGGTGCCTTCCGTCGTCTTCGGCCTCTGGGGCATCCTCGTGCTGGCCCCCGCCGTGCAGCCGGTCTACTCGTGGCTGAACCAGAATGCCGGATGGTTCCCGCTCTTCTCCGGTGACGTCTCGGCCACGGGGCGCACGATCTTCACCGCCGGCATCGTGCTCGCCGTCATGGTGGTCCCCATCATCACGGCGATCTGCCGAGAGGTGTTCCTGCAGACGCCGAAGCTGCACGAAGAAGCAGCGCTCGCCCTCGGTGCGACCCGCTGGGAGATGATCCGGATGGCCGTGCTGCCCTTCGGTCGCTCCGGGATCGTCTCGGGAGCCATGCTCGGCCTCGGGCGTGCCCTCGGCGAGACCATGGCCGTCGCCATGGTGCTCTCGACCACGGGCGCCGTCACCTGGCAGCTGTTCACCTCTCAGAACCCCTCGACGATCGCCGCGAACATCGCACTGACCTTCCCCGAGGCCTACGGCACGAACATCAACGTGCTCATCGCGACCGGCCTCATCCTGTTCATCGTGACCTTCGTGGTCAACGCCATCGCGCGCTGGATCGTCAGCCGTCGCAAAGAATTCTCGGGGGCGAACTGA
- the pstS gene encoding phosphate ABC transporter substrate-binding protein PstS, with translation MKITRIAQVGAIAAIAALALAGCAANEAPAGNETSAGSESSLPTGLSGTLNGSGATSQQVAIQSWTQLLQTANADLTVNYDPQGSGTGRESFQSGAVQFAGSDRAFKKDEITAGPFSACAPDSGLVEIPAYVSPIAIIFNVEGVDALNLDPATIAGIFAGTITNWNDPAIAATNKDAKLPDLAITPVHRSDKSGTTGNFTDYLSKTDAAGWTYGSVEEWPISGGEAAQGTSGVVNAVKGGNGTIGYADSSQAAGISSVAVKVGDDFVAHSAEGAATAVDASPFEDGRGDNDLAITIDRTTTEAGAYPVVLISYLIGCEKYTDAAAAKLVQGFFTTAISEEGQEAAAKNAGSAPISDTLRERAQTAIDAIS, from the coding sequence GTGAAGATCACCCGCATCGCCCAGGTGGGCGCCATCGCCGCCATCGCGGCACTCGCGCTCGCCGGCTGCGCCGCGAACGAGGCGCCCGCAGGCAACGAGACCTCCGCCGGTTCCGAGTCGTCGCTGCCCACCGGTCTCTCCGGCACCCTGAACGGCTCCGGCGCCACGTCGCAGCAGGTCGCCATCCAGTCCTGGACGCAGCTGCTGCAGACGGCGAACGCCGACCTGACGGTCAACTACGACCCGCAGGGCTCGGGCACCGGCCGCGAGTCGTTCCAGTCGGGCGCCGTGCAGTTCGCCGGCTCCGACCGCGCCTTCAAGAAGGACGAGATCACCGCGGGCCCGTTCAGCGCCTGCGCGCCCGACTCGGGCCTCGTCGAGATCCCGGCCTACGTGTCGCCGATTGCGATCATCTTCAACGTCGAGGGAGTCGACGCGCTCAACCTCGACCCCGCCACGATCGCGGGCATCTTCGCCGGCACGATCACCAACTGGAACGACCCGGCCATCGCCGCGACCAACAAGGACGCGAAGCTGCCCGACCTGGCGATCACGCCCGTGCACCGCTCCGACAAGTCGGGCACGACCGGCAACTTCACCGACTACCTCTCCAAGACCGACGCCGCCGGCTGGACCTATGGCTCCGTCGAGGAGTGGCCGATCTCGGGCGGCGAGGCCGCTCAGGGCACCTCGGGCGTCGTGAACGCCGTCAAGGGCGGCAACGGCACGATCGGCTACGCCGACTCGTCGCAGGCCGCAGGCATCTCGTCGGTCGCGGTCAAGGTGGGCGATGACTTCGTCGCGCACTCCGCCGAGGGTGCGGCCACGGCCGTCGACGCGTCGCCGTTCGAGGACGGCCGCGGCGACAACGACCTCGCCATCACGATCGACCGCACCACGACCGAGGCCGGCGCCTACCCCGTCGTCCTCATCAGCTACCTGATCGGTTGCGAGAAGTACACCGACGCCGCTGCGGCGAAGCTCGTCCAGGGCTTCTTCACGACGGCGATCAGCGAGGAGGGCCAGGAGGCCGCTGCCAAGAACGCCGGCAGCGCCCCCATCTCCGACACGCTGCGCGAGCGCGCTCAGACGGCCATCGACGCCATCTCCTGA
- a CDS encoding Pls/PosA family non-ribosomal peptide synthetase, with product MLSDSQAVLDRSAEAPSPRTLVDILRESARRHPEASAVDDGSGALSYAELMAHVSRTAARLIAAGVRRGDRVGVRMPSGSKDLYVAILGVLVAGAAYVPVDADDPDERARLVFGEARVAGVIGAGGVYVASEGSTTAVELNDGDAPHPSTRAFDAVPVVAEEDDAWIIFTSGSTGVPKGVAVSHRSAAAFVDAEARMFLQDAPLGPGDRVLAGLSVAFDASCEEMWLAWRHGACLVPAPRSLVRSGEDLAPWLIRQGITAVSTVPTLAAMWPAEAIENVRLLIFGGEACPPELAARLQAEGREVWNTYGPTEATVVACGSLMDGSAPVRIGLPLDGWMLAVVDADGARVGEGEIGELIIGGVGLARYLDPTKDAEKYAPMPSLGWERAYRSGDLVRFESAGLVFQGRADDQVKVGGRRIELGEVESALQELPGVHAAAAAVRHSEAGVAVLVGYLVLEPGVELDRAEARARLADSLPAAIVPLLAVVDELPVRTSGKVDRAGLPWPLPGVEAPPSGLDPAEAWLAEQWQAVLGVAVPGRKADFFDLGGGSLAAAQLVSRIRARVPEFAVADIYDMPRLSAMAKALGPFLPDAEGGEYRRPEPTPRATQWLQTLAGAPLFILSGVRWLLYILTAGTLLNLFPGFGALPTAPVWLLVVGWLLFATPFGRMVLAAASARVLLAGLRPGDYPRGGAVHLRVWLAEQIADQVDAVGLAGAPWITYYARALGARIGRDVDLHTLPPVTGMLEVGDGASIEPEVDLRGYWIDGDLLRVGAIRIGAAATIGARSTLAPGTRIGQRAEIAPGSAVFGRVRAAQTWAGSPAVRVGAVAEDWPAERPPTPHRWMWAYGASALALAVLPVFAILCGAVVLAAGVQGAPSLSAAFGAAASWLVPAVLVCGLVLAGVVVVAVRLLSIGLVEGTYPVRSRVAWQAWTIERLLDAARTILFPLYSSLFTPVWLRMLGARVGRDVEASTVLLLPSLARIEDGAFLADDTMVASYELHAGWMRLGAVRIGKRAFLGNSGMAAPGHRVPRDGLVAVLSSAPRKAKPGSSWLGSPAVRLRRAVTEADESRTYRPTPGLRLARALWELCRFVPVVVTCAIGLSVLFALAGLTVWLGWVGALLLSGIVMLAAGAVAAAVTVVAKWAIVGPIRAGEQPLWSSFVWRTEVVDTFTEMVAAMWFARAAVGTPALAVWLRAMGARIGTGVWCDSYWLPEPDLVTLGDGATVNRGCVVQTHLFHDRIMSMDTVELEPGATLGPHSVILPAAVIGADATVGPASLVMRGEAVPVGTRWSGNPIGPWRAVKVRAYQSTS from the coding sequence ATGCTCTCCGATTCGCAGGCCGTTCTGGACCGATCCGCCGAGGCGCCGTCGCCTCGCACCCTGGTGGACATCCTGCGCGAGAGCGCCAGGCGCCATCCCGAGGCGTCGGCGGTCGACGACGGCTCGGGTGCGCTGAGCTACGCAGAGCTGATGGCCCACGTCAGTCGCACCGCTGCACGCCTGATCGCCGCGGGTGTGCGCCGCGGCGACCGTGTCGGGGTGCGTATGCCTTCGGGATCGAAGGATCTGTACGTCGCCATCCTCGGGGTGCTCGTCGCCGGAGCGGCGTATGTTCCCGTGGATGCGGACGACCCCGACGAGCGTGCGCGCCTCGTGTTCGGGGAGGCGCGCGTGGCCGGGGTCATCGGAGCCGGCGGTGTGTACGTCGCGTCGGAGGGGTCGACGACTGCGGTCGAGCTGAATGACGGAGACGCCCCGCATCCGTCGACGCGCGCGTTCGACGCGGTTCCGGTCGTGGCGGAAGAGGACGACGCCTGGATCATCTTCACCTCCGGCTCCACGGGGGTACCGAAGGGGGTGGCGGTGAGTCACCGGTCGGCGGCGGCCTTCGTGGATGCCGAGGCGCGCATGTTCCTCCAGGATGCGCCCCTCGGCCCGGGTGATCGGGTGCTGGCCGGCCTCTCGGTCGCCTTCGACGCCTCCTGCGAGGAGATGTGGTTGGCCTGGCGCCACGGCGCCTGCCTCGTCCCGGCTCCTCGCTCGCTCGTGCGTTCGGGGGAGGATCTCGCACCGTGGCTGATCCGTCAGGGCATCACCGCGGTCTCGACGGTGCCGACGCTGGCGGCGATGTGGCCGGCGGAGGCCATCGAGAATGTGCGGCTGCTCATCTTCGGCGGGGAGGCGTGCCCGCCCGAACTCGCCGCGCGCCTGCAGGCCGAGGGTCGCGAGGTGTGGAACACCTACGGGCCCACGGAGGCGACCGTGGTGGCCTGCGGCTCGCTCATGGACGGCTCGGCCCCGGTGCGGATCGGACTGCCGCTGGACGGCTGGATGCTCGCCGTGGTGGATGCCGACGGTGCTCGTGTGGGCGAGGGTGAGATCGGCGAGCTGATCATCGGCGGCGTCGGCCTGGCGCGCTACCTCGATCCGACGAAGGATGCGGAGAAGTACGCGCCCATGCCCTCCCTGGGGTGGGAGCGCGCCTACCGCTCGGGTGACCTGGTCCGCTTCGAGAGCGCGGGTCTCGTGTTTCAGGGGCGGGCCGACGACCAGGTGAAGGTCGGGGGGCGACGGATCGAACTCGGCGAGGTCGAGTCCGCGCTGCAGGAGCTCCCGGGCGTGCACGCCGCCGCGGCGGCGGTGCGGCACAGCGAGGCGGGAGTGGCCGTCCTGGTGGGTTATCTCGTTCTCGAGCCGGGGGTCGAACTCGACCGTGCCGAGGCGAGGGCCCGCCTGGCCGACAGCCTCCCGGCGGCGATCGTCCCGCTGCTCGCCGTCGTCGACGAGCTACCCGTCCGGACGTCGGGCAAGGTCGACCGGGCCGGGTTGCCGTGGCCGCTGCCGGGCGTGGAGGCGCCGCCGTCGGGACTCGATCCCGCCGAGGCGTGGCTGGCGGAGCAGTGGCAAGCGGTACTGGGTGTTGCCGTGCCCGGGCGGAAGGCGGACTTCTTCGACCTCGGCGGCGGCTCGCTGGCCGCCGCGCAGCTCGTGTCCCGCATCCGTGCGCGCGTCCCGGAGTTCGCCGTCGCCGACATCTACGACATGCCCCGTCTGTCGGCGATGGCCAAGGCGCTCGGACCATTCCTGCCCGACGCGGAGGGCGGTGAGTACCGACGCCCCGAACCGACGCCGCGCGCGACGCAGTGGCTGCAGACGCTGGCGGGTGCCCCGTTGTTCATCCTGTCCGGCGTGCGGTGGCTGCTCTACATCCTCACCGCGGGCACCCTCCTCAACCTCTTCCCCGGCTTCGGTGCCCTTCCGACGGCGCCGGTGTGGCTGCTCGTGGTCGGGTGGCTCCTGTTCGCGACGCCGTTCGGGCGGATGGTGCTCGCCGCCGCATCCGCGCGTGTCCTGCTCGCGGGGCTGCGACCGGGGGACTATCCGCGCGGGGGAGCGGTGCATCTGCGGGTGTGGCTGGCGGAGCAGATCGCGGACCAGGTGGATGCGGTCGGTCTCGCCGGGGCCCCCTGGATCACCTACTACGCCCGGGCGCTGGGGGCCCGGATCGGCCGCGACGTCGATCTGCACACGCTGCCTCCCGTCACCGGGATGCTCGAGGTGGGCGACGGCGCGTCGATCGAGCCCGAGGTGGATCTGCGCGGCTATTGGATCGACGGCGACCTCCTGCGCGTGGGCGCCATCCGCATCGGCGCCGCGGCGACCATCGGCGCGCGCAGCACCCTCGCTCCGGGCACGCGCATCGGGCAGCGCGCGGAGATCGCCCCCGGCTCCGCCGTCTTCGGGCGGGTGCGGGCGGCGCAGACCTGGGCGGGGTCACCTGCGGTCCGCGTGGGCGCGGTCGCGGAGGACTGGCCCGCCGAGCGGCCCCCCACTCCGCATCGCTGGATGTGGGCGTACGGCGCGTCGGCGCTGGCGCTCGCCGTGCTCCCGGTGTTCGCGATCCTCTGCGGCGCGGTCGTGCTGGCCGCCGGTGTGCAGGGTGCCCCGTCGTTGTCCGCCGCATTCGGTGCGGCGGCGTCGTGGCTCGTGCCGGCCGTGCTCGTGTGCGGTCTCGTGCTCGCCGGCGTCGTGGTGGTCGCGGTGCGCCTGCTCTCGATCGGACTCGTGGAGGGCACGTATCCCGTGCGCAGCCGAGTCGCGTGGCAGGCGTGGACGATCGAGCGCCTTCTGGACGCGGCGCGCACCATCCTCTTCCCGCTCTACTCGAGCCTGTTCACTCCCGTCTGGCTCCGGATGCTGGGTGCCCGCGTAGGCCGCGACGTCGAGGCGTCGACGGTGTTGCTGCTGCCATCGCTCGCGCGGATCGAGGACGGCGCCTTTCTCGCCGATGACACGATGGTCGCCTCCTACGAGCTGCACGCCGGGTGGATGCGGCTGGGCGCCGTCCGCATCGGCAAGCGCGCCTTCCTCGGGAACTCCGGCATGGCGGCGCCGGGGCATCGCGTGCCCCGTGACGGGCTGGTGGCGGTGCTGTCGTCGGCGCCGCGCAAGGCGAAGCCGGGATCGTCGTGGCTGGGCTCGCCGGCGGTGCGCCTGCGCCGCGCCGTCACCGAAGCGGATGAGTCGCGCACCTACCGCCCGACGCCCGGTCTGCGTCTCGCGCGGGCGCTCTGGGAGCTGTGCCGCTTCGTCCCCGTCGTCGTGACCTGTGCGATCGGGCTGTCGGTGCTGTTCGCGCTCGCGGGACTCACGGTCTGGCTCGGCTGGGTGGGGGCGCTCCTGCTGTCGGGGATCGTGATGCTGGCGGCGGGGGCTGTCGCGGCCGCGGTCACCGTGGTCGCGAAGTGGGCGATCGTCGGCCCCATCCGTGCCGGCGAGCAGCCCCTCTGGTCCAGCTTCGTCTGGCGGACGGAAGTCGTCGACACGTTCACCGAGATGGTGGCGGCGATGTGGTTCGCACGTGCTGCCGTCGGCACACCGGCCCTGGCAGTGTGGCTGCGGGCGATGGGGGCGCGCATCGGCACCGGTGTCTGGTGCGACTCCTACTGGCTCCCCGAACCGGATCTGGTCACGCTCGGCGACGGAGCGACGGTCAACCGGGGGTGCGTCGTGCAGACCCACCTGTTCCATGATCGAATCATGAGCATGGACACCGTAGAGCTCGAGCCCGGCGCGACGCTGGGTCCGCACAGCGTGATCCTGCCCGCGGCCGTCATCGGTGCCGACGCGACCGTCGGTCCCGCATCCCTCGTGATGCGCGGCGAGGCGGTTCCGGTCGGCACCCGCTGGAGCGGCAATCCCATCGGCCCCTGGCGTGCGGTCAAGGTGCGCGCGTACCAGTCCACCTCGTGA
- a CDS encoding M1 family metallopeptidase, translated as MTGDAYAPRSGDVTYDVVSYDLDLDYRVRTNRLSGTATIVATASTGLRGVRLDLIGLRVTRVRVDGASPAVQRQSAQHLQIGFGRDVAAGETFTIEVRYEGSPAPRRSPWGTIGWEELTDGALVANQPTGASTWFPCNDRPDNRARMRMRIATDREYTAVAVGARILDQVQGRRRITEYVSDVPTATYLAAVQIGRYGRTEIAAAVPVELWAPTALRAPAAAAFADLPLMIAAFAERFGPYPQSQYRVVVTADDLEIPLESQGMAVFGANHLDAASERLVAHELAHQWFGNSVGIARWQDIWLNEGFACYAEWLWSEASGGPDADACARTHLRRLADEPQDLVIADPGAALLFDDRVYKRGALALHALRLHLGDAAFFELLRSWTAAHRHGLVVTDDFRGLLDGASADLLSSWIDRAPLPRLARR; from the coding sequence GTGACCGGCGACGCCTACGCCCCGCGCAGCGGCGACGTCACCTACGACGTCGTCTCCTACGATCTCGACCTCGACTACCGGGTTCGCACCAACCGCCTGAGTGGAACCGCCACGATCGTGGCGACCGCGTCGACCGGCCTGCGCGGCGTGAGGCTGGATCTCATCGGATTGCGCGTCACCCGGGTTCGTGTCGACGGCGCGAGCCCGGCGGTGCAGCGCCAGAGCGCGCAGCATCTGCAGATCGGATTCGGCCGCGACGTCGCGGCGGGGGAGACGTTCACGATCGAGGTGCGCTACGAAGGCTCGCCCGCGCCGCGGCGTTCGCCGTGGGGCACCATCGGCTGGGAGGAGCTGACCGACGGAGCCCTCGTGGCTAACCAGCCGACGGGCGCATCGACCTGGTTCCCCTGCAACGACCGTCCCGATAACCGCGCCCGGATGCGGATGAGGATCGCCACCGATCGCGAGTACACCGCCGTCGCGGTGGGCGCCCGCATCCTGGATCAGGTGCAGGGACGCCGCAGGATCACAGAGTACGTCTCCGACGTGCCCACCGCGACGTATCTGGCGGCGGTGCAGATCGGCCGCTACGGGCGTACCGAGATCGCCGCCGCCGTGCCGGTCGAGCTCTGGGCGCCGACAGCGCTGCGGGCGCCGGCCGCCGCGGCGTTCGCCGACCTTCCGCTGATGATCGCGGCGTTCGCCGAGCGGTTCGGTCCGTATCCGCAGAGCCAGTACCGCGTCGTCGTGACCGCCGACGATCTCGAGATCCCGCTCGAGTCGCAGGGTATGGCGGTGTTCGGCGCGAATCATCTGGATGCGGCGAGTGAGCGACTCGTGGCGCACGAGCTCGCGCACCAGTGGTTCGGAAACAGCGTCGGAATCGCGCGCTGGCAGGACATCTGGCTCAACGAGGGCTTCGCCTGCTACGCCGAATGGCTGTGGTCGGAGGCATCGGGCGGACCGGATGCCGACGCCTGCGCGCGTACCCACCTGCGCCGGCTCGCGGATGAGCCGCAGGACCTGGTGATCGCCGATCCGGGCGCGGCCCTGCTGTTCGACGACCGGGTCTACAAGCGCGGCGCCCTCGCCCTGCATGCCCTGCGGCTGCACCTGGGTGATGCGGCGTTCTTCGAGCTGCTGCGCTCCTGGACCGCAGCCCACCGGCACGGGCTGGTCGTCACCGACGACTTCCGCGGCCTGCTCGACGGCGCCTCGGCGGACCTGCTCAGCTCGTGGATCGATCGGGCTCCGCTGCCGCGGCTCGCGCGACGCTGA